One window from the genome of Carnobacteriaceae bacterium zg-84 encodes:
- a CDS encoding DUF1542 domain-containing protein, translated as MKSNAKQDIDTAAEKAKEAIDNSDLPEDVKTKAKDAVEKAKEAAKQAIDNATTDADVNTEKSW; from the coding sequence ATCAAATCAAACGCTAAACAAGACATTGATACTGCAGCAGAGAAAGCCAAAGAAGCCATCGACAACTCTGACTTACCAGAAGACGTCAAAACAAAAGCAAAAGACGCAGTAGAGAAAGCCAAAGAAGCCGCTAAACAAGCGATCGATAACGCCACAACGGACGCTGACGTCAACACTGAAAAAAGCTGGTAA